The Pseudomonas allokribbensis genome has a window encoding:
- a CDS encoding FKBP-type peptidyl-prolyl cis-trans isomerase — MLIAANKAVSIDYTLTNDAGEVIDSSAGGAPLVYLHGAGNIIPGLEKALEGKTVGDDLQVAVEPEDAYGEYAAELVSTLSRSMFEGVDELEVGMQFHASAPDGQMQIVTIRDLDGDDVTVDGNHPLAGQRLNFKVKVVAIRDASQEEIAHGHVHGEGGHHH, encoded by the coding sequence ATGCTGATCGCCGCCAATAAGGCTGTCTCCATCGACTATACCCTGACCAACGACGCTGGTGAGGTCATCGACAGCTCCGCCGGCGGCGCTCCGCTGGTTTACCTGCATGGCGCAGGCAACATCATCCCGGGCCTGGAAAAAGCCCTGGAAGGTAAAACCGTCGGTGACGACCTGCAAGTTGCAGTCGAGCCGGAAGATGCCTACGGCGAATACGCTGCCGAACTGGTCAGCACCCTGAGCCGCAGCATGTTCGAAGGCGTTGACGAGCTGGAAGTCGGCATGCAGTTCCACGCTTCGGCGCCGGACGGCCAGATGCAGATCGTCACCATTCGTGACCTGGACGGCGACGACGTCACCGTCGACGGCAACCACCCGCTGGCCGGTCAGCGCCTGAACTTCAAAGTGAAGGTCGTTGCCATCCGTGACGCCAGCCAGGAAGAAATCGCTCATGGTCACGTCCATGGCGAAGGTGGCCATCACCACTGA
- a CDS encoding glycosyltransferase family 4 protein: MASADTEAMTTALHITLISETFPPEINGVANTLGRLCDGLRARGHRVELVRPRQGDDPQRSEDDALLLCRGWPLPGYPGLQWGQSSMHKLLRRWTRQRPDVLYIATEGPLGLSALRAARRLGIAVVSGFHTNFQQYTNQYGLGLLTRLLTHYLRWFHNRSALTLVPSVSQRLELERRHFDRLALLSRGVDSQLFHPTKRLNALREQWGLSEQDIAVIHVGRLAPEKNLGLLKRCFDKLANAYPQRNLKLIIVGDGPQRVALEKELPEAIFCGSQRGEALAAHYASGDLFLFPSMTETFGNVVLEALASGLGVVAYDQAAAAQHIRHGYNGVLAMPGDEEAFCDAAQWLLEEDETLRCVRLNARQHASRQGWAAIIEQFENHLQGACRDLRDKPPTAIKPASSTPHG, encoded by the coding sequence ATGGCCTCAGCCGACACTGAGGCCATGACGACAGCTCTACACATCACTCTGATCAGCGAAACCTTCCCACCGGAAATCAACGGGGTGGCCAATACCCTTGGCCGCTTGTGCGACGGTTTGCGCGCGCGCGGGCATCGGGTGGAACTGGTGCGGCCACGTCAGGGTGACGATCCGCAGCGCAGTGAAGACGATGCGCTGCTGTTGTGCCGAGGCTGGCCGCTGCCGGGTTATCCGGGGTTGCAGTGGGGTCAGTCGTCGATGCACAAGTTGCTGCGCCGCTGGACACGCCAACGCCCGGATGTGTTGTACATCGCCACCGAAGGCCCGCTCGGGTTGTCGGCACTGCGAGCCGCGCGCCGCCTGGGCATCGCCGTGGTCAGCGGCTTCCACACCAATTTCCAGCAGTACACCAACCAGTACGGCCTCGGCCTGCTGACACGATTGCTGACCCACTATCTGCGCTGGTTCCACAATCGGTCGGCGCTGACCCTGGTGCCGAGCGTCAGCCAGCGTCTGGAACTGGAACGACGACATTTCGATCGTCTCGCACTGCTGTCCCGAGGGGTCGACAGTCAGTTGTTCCACCCGACCAAACGCCTGAACGCCCTGCGTGAGCAATGGGGACTGAGCGAGCAGGACATCGCGGTGATTCACGTAGGACGCCTGGCGCCAGAAAAGAATCTCGGCCTGCTCAAGCGCTGCTTCGACAAGCTCGCTAACGCTTATCCACAACGCAACCTGAAACTCATCATCGTCGGTGACGGACCACAACGGGTGGCCCTGGAAAAAGAATTGCCCGAGGCGATTTTCTGCGGCTCACAACGCGGCGAAGCGCTGGCAGCGCACTATGCGTCTGGCGATCTGTTCCTGTTTCCGAGCATGACCGAGACGTTCGGCAACGTCGTGCTGGAGGCGCTGGCTTCGGGTCTTGGCGTGGTGGCCTACGATCAGGCAGCGGCTGCGCAGCATATTCGCCACGGCTACAACGGCGTGCTGGCGATGCCGGGGGATGAAGAGGCGTTTTGCGATGCAGCGCAGTGGCTGCTGGAAGAGGATGAAACCTTGCGTTGCGTCAGATTGAACGCCCGCCAGCATGCCAGTCGCCAAGGCTGGGCGGCCATCATCGAGCAGTTTGAAAACCATTTGCAGGGAGCCTGCCGCGACCTGCGCGACAAGCCCCCCACTGCAATCAAACCAGCGTCATCAACGCCTCACGGCTGA
- the pta gene encoding phosphate acetyltransferase has protein sequence MQTFFIAPTDFGVGLTSISLGLVRTLERAGLKVGFFKPIAQPHPGDTGPERSTELVARTHGLKPPQPLGLAHVERMLGDGQLDELLEEIIALYQQAAIGKDVLVVEGMVPTRSASYAARVNLHLAKSLDAEVILVSAPENEVLTELSGRVELQAQLFGGPKDPKVLGVILNKVKTDESMDAFAARLKEHSPLLRSGDFRLLGCIPFQPELNAPRTRDVADLMGAQVLNAGDYETRRMTKTIICARTMRNTVDLLKPGVLVVTPGDRDDIILAVSLAAINGVPLAGLLLTSDTLPDPRIMDLCRGALQAGLPVLSVSTGSYDTANLLNGLNKEIPVDDRERAEIITDFVASHLDANWLHQRCGTPREMRLSPAVFRYQLIQRAQAANKRIVLPEGSEPFTVQAAAICQERGIARCVLLAKPADVEAVARAQGIVLPPGLEILDPDLIRERYVEPMVALRKSKSLNAPMAEQQLEDTVVIGTMMLALDEVDGLVSGIINTTANTIRPALQLIKTAPGCTLVSSVFFMLFPEEVLVYGDCVMNPHPSASELAEIALQSADSAAAFGITPRVAMISYSSGESATGEDVEKVREATLLAHEQQHSLLIDGPLQYDAAANETVARQLAPNSQVAGRATVFVFPDLNTGNTTHKAVQRSADCVSLGPMLQGLRKPVNDLPRGAQVDDIVYTIALTAIQAANRPLDI, from the coding sequence ATGCAAACTTTTTTTATCGCGCCCACCGATTTTGGTGTGGGTCTGACCTCCATCAGCCTCGGGCTGGTGCGTACGCTGGAACGGGCCGGGCTGAAAGTCGGCTTTTTCAAACCGATTGCCCAGCCGCATCCGGGCGACACCGGCCCTGAACGCTCCACCGAACTGGTGGCCCGCACCCACGGCCTGAAGCCACCGCAGCCACTGGGTCTGGCCCACGTCGAGCGGATGCTCGGCGACGGTCAGCTCGACGAGCTGCTTGAAGAAATCATCGCTCTCTACCAGCAGGCGGCCATCGGCAAAGACGTGCTGGTCGTCGAAGGCATGGTGCCGACCCGCAGCGCCAGCTATGCCGCACGGGTCAACCTGCACCTGGCCAAGAGCCTTGATGCCGAGGTGATTCTGGTCTCGGCGCCGGAAAACGAAGTGCTGACCGAACTGTCCGGTCGCGTCGAGTTGCAGGCGCAACTGTTCGGCGGCCCGAAAGACCCGAAAGTCCTCGGCGTGATCCTCAACAAGGTCAAGACCGACGAAAGCATGGACGCCTTCGCCGCGCGTCTGAAAGAGCATTCGCCGTTGCTGCGCAGTGGTGATTTCCGCCTGCTCGGCTGCATTCCGTTCCAGCCCGAACTCAATGCCCCGCGCACCCGCGACGTCGCCGACCTGATGGGCGCCCAGGTGCTCAACGCCGGCGACTACGAAACCCGGCGCATGACCAAGACCATCATTTGCGCGCGCACCATGCGCAACACCGTGGACCTGCTCAAGCCCGGCGTATTGGTAGTGACCCCCGGCGATCGCGACGACATCATCCTCGCCGTCAGCCTCGCGGCCATCAACGGCGTACCGCTGGCGGGCCTGCTGCTGACCAGCGACACCCTGCCGGATCCACGCATCATGGACCTGTGCCGTGGCGCGTTGCAGGCTGGCTTGCCGGTGTTGTCGGTGAGCACCGGTTCCTACGACACCGCCAACCTGCTCAACGGCCTGAACAAGGAAATCCCCGTCGACGACCGCGAGCGCGCGGAGATCATCACCGATTTCGTCGCCAGTCATCTGGATGCCAACTGGCTGCACCAGCGCTGCGGCACGCCGCGAGAAATGCGCCTGTCACCGGCGGTGTTCCGCTATCAATTGATTCAACGCGCACAGGCCGCCAACAAGCGCATCGTGCTGCCCGAAGGCAGCGAGCCGTTCACCGTGCAAGCGGCGGCGATCTGTCAGGAACGCGGGATTGCCCGCTGTGTGTTGCTGGCCAAACCGGCAGACGTTGAAGCCGTGGCCCGGGCCCAGGGCATCGTGCTGCCGCCGGGGCTGGAAATTCTCGATCCGGATCTGATCCGCGAGCGCTACGTCGAACCGATGGTCGCCCTGCGCAAGAGCAAAAGCCTCAACGCGCCGATGGCCGAGCAGCAACTCGAAGACACGGTGGTGATCGGCACCATGATGCTGGCGCTGGATGAAGTCGACGGACTGGTCTCCGGCATCATCAACACCACCGCCAACACCATCCGCCCGGCCTTGCAACTGATCAAGACGGCGCCGGGCTGCACGCTGGTGTCGTCGGTGTTCTTCATGCTGTTCCCCGAAGAAGTGCTGGTCTACGGCGACTGCGTGATGAACCCGCACCCGAGCGCCAGCGAACTGGCCGAGATCGCCCTGCAAAGCGCCGACTCGGCCGCCGCGTTCGGCATCACGCCACGGGTGGCGATGATCAGCTACTCCAGCGGCGAATCGGCCACTGGCGAGGACGTCGAGAAAGTCCGCGAAGCCACCCTGCTCGCCCACGAACAACAGCACTCGCTGCTGATCGACGGGCCGTTGCAGTACGACGCCGCCGCCAACGAAACCGTGGCCCGGCAACTGGCGCCGAACAGCCAGGTGGCCGGTCGCGCCACGGTATTCGTGTTCCCCGACCTGAACACCGGCAACACCACGCACAAAGCCGTGCAGCGCAGCGCCGATTGCGTCAGCCTCGGCCCGATGCTGCAAGGCCTGCGCAAACCGGTGAACGATCTGCCGCGCGGCGCGCAGGTCGACGACATCGTCTACACCATCGCCCTGACCGCGATTCAAGCTGCCAACCGACCTTTGGATATATGA
- a CDS encoding DUF1244 domain-containing protein, protein MTEQQRLELEAAAFRRLVAHLDSRKDVQNIDLMNLSGFCRNCLSKWYKAAADERQIDVSLDDAREVVYGMPYAEWKAQYQQEASAEQQAAFAKGKPNE, encoded by the coding sequence ATGACCGAGCAACAACGCCTCGAACTCGAAGCCGCCGCCTTCCGCCGGCTGGTCGCCCACCTGGACAGCCGCAAGGATGTGCAGAACATCGACCTGATGAACCTCTCCGGGTTCTGCCGCAATTGCCTGTCCAAGTGGTACAAGGCCGCCGCCGACGAGCGCCAGATCGACGTCAGCCTCGACGATGCCCGCGAAGTGGTTTACGGCATGCCGTACGCCGAGTGGAAAGCCCAATATCAGCAAGAAGCCAGCGCCGAACAACAAGCGGCGTTCGCCAAAGGAAAACCCAATGAGTGA
- a CDS encoding acyltransferase, translating to MLAFLPAPLRGVIAALLLALNTILLCSFLFLVALIKVLPFDLARRASRWLMSHTHEAWISNNKGWMNLVRRTRWHLSGLQGLDYQHSYLITSNHQSWVDILVLQYVLNRKIQPLKFFLKQELIWVPVIGLAWWTLGFPFMKRYSKAYLEKHPEKKGKDLETTRKTCAKFRDNPVGIFNFVEGTRFTEGKHAQQQSPFKYLLKPKAGGIAFVLDAMGEQLESIVNVTIHYPGGRPGFWDLLCGNVRDVVVHFEELKIPAQFIGKNYDQDGEYRLQFQGWINQLWQDKDALLEQMHLEYPNQR from the coding sequence ATGCTGGCCTTTCTCCCTGCCCCCTTGCGCGGCGTGATCGCCGCGCTGCTGTTGGCGCTGAACACGATCCTGCTGTGCTCGTTCCTGTTTCTCGTGGCGCTGATCAAAGTGCTGCCGTTCGACCTCGCACGCCGTGCCTCGCGCTGGCTGATGAGCCACACCCACGAAGCCTGGATCAGCAACAACAAAGGCTGGATGAACCTGGTCCGCCGCACCCGCTGGCACCTCAGCGGCCTGCAAGGTCTGGACTATCAGCACTCGTACCTGATCACCAGCAACCACCAGAGCTGGGTCGACATTCTGGTGCTGCAATACGTGCTCAACCGGAAAATTCAACCGCTGAAATTCTTCCTCAAACAGGAACTGATCTGGGTGCCGGTGATCGGTCTGGCGTGGTGGACGCTGGGCTTCCCGTTCATGAAACGCTACTCGAAAGCGTACCTGGAGAAGCACCCGGAAAAGAAAGGCAAAGACCTGGAAACCACCCGCAAGACCTGCGCGAAATTTCGCGACAACCCGGTGGGCATCTTCAACTTCGTCGAAGGCACACGGTTCACCGAAGGCAAGCACGCGCAGCAACAGTCACCGTTCAAATACCTGCTCAAACCCAAGGCCGGCGGCATTGCCTTCGTGCTCGATGCGATGGGCGAACAGCTGGAATCCATCGTCAACGTGACCATCCACTACCCGGGCGGGCGTCCAGGCTTCTGGGACCTGCTGTGCGGCAATGTGCGAGACGTAGTGGTGCACTTTGAAGAACTGAAAATCCCTGCGCAGTTCATCGGCAAGAACTACGACCAGGACGGCGAATATCGCCTGCAGTTTCAAGGCTGGATCAACCAGCTCTGGCAGGACAAAGATGCGCTGCTGGAGCAGATGCACCTCGAGTATCCGAACCAACGCTGA
- a CDS encoding HopJ type III effector protein yields MSDLNTLRASLKTGEHVFADTLAFVAAGYDYQPQAFNNGGVENAAGQNEGSCKTLGLALLEGLSDEEALLAFGEHYRSVVATPEGSDHGNIRALIQHGLAGVKFEAQPLTRR; encoded by the coding sequence ATGAGTGATCTGAACACCCTGCGCGCCAGCCTCAAGACCGGCGAACACGTTTTTGCCGACACCCTGGCGTTCGTCGCCGCCGGTTACGACTACCAGCCACAGGCGTTCAACAACGGAGGCGTGGAAAACGCGGCCGGGCAGAATGAAGGTTCGTGCAAGACGCTGGGTCTGGCGCTGCTGGAAGGCTTGAGCGACGAAGAAGCGCTGCTGGCGTTCGGCGAACACTACCGTTCGGTCGTGGCGACACCTGAAGGCAGCGATCACGGCAATATCCGTGCGCTGATCCAGCACGGTCTGGCGGGCGTGAAGTTCGAAGCGCAGCCGCTGACCCGCCGTTGA
- the cysZ gene encoding sulfate transporter CysZ translates to MPAPVLSGPQYLREGLKLVLSPGLRLFVLLPLAINLVLFVGLIYFAGHQFSLWVDTLMPSLPDWLSFLSYILWPLFVVLVALMVFFTFTMLANVIAAPFNGFLAEKVEVVVRGTDDFPAFSWGELIAMIPRTLAREMRKLGYFLPRAIGLFILSFIPVVNIVAAPLWLLFGVWMMAIQYIDYPADNHKLGWNEMLAWLRQKRWQSMSFGGIVYLALLIPVVNILMMPAAVAGATLFWVREQAPQQAPT, encoded by the coding sequence ATGCCCGCCCCTGTTCTCTCCGGCCCGCAATACCTGCGTGAAGGCCTGAAACTGGTCTTGAGCCCTGGCCTGCGCCTTTTTGTGCTGCTGCCGCTGGCCATCAACCTGGTGCTGTTCGTCGGATTGATCTATTTCGCCGGCCACCAGTTCAGCCTGTGGGTCGATACCCTGATGCCGTCGCTCCCCGACTGGCTGAGCTTTCTGAGCTACATCCTGTGGCCGCTGTTCGTGGTGCTGGTGGCATTGATGGTGTTTTTCACCTTCACCATGCTGGCCAACGTGATCGCGGCGCCGTTCAACGGCTTCCTCGCGGAAAAAGTCGAAGTCGTGGTACGCGGCACCGACGATTTCCCGGCCTTCAGTTGGGGCGAACTGATTGCGATGATTCCGCGCACCCTGGCCCGGGAAATGCGCAAGCTCGGCTACTTCCTGCCCCGGGCGATCGGCCTGTTCATCCTCTCGTTCATCCCGGTGGTAAACATCGTCGCCGCACCGCTGTGGCTGCTGTTCGGCGTATGGATGATGGCGATCCAGTACATCGACTACCCGGCGGACAACCACAAACTGGGCTGGAACGAAATGCTCGCCTGGTTGCGGCAGAAGCGCTGGCAGAGCATGAGCTTCGGCGGGATCGTTTACCTGGCGTTGCTGATTCCAGTGGTGAACATCCTGATGATGCCGGCCGCCGTGGCCGGGGCTACGCTGTTCTGGGTGCGCGAACAAGCACCGCAGCAAGCCCCCACTTAA
- the folX gene encoding dihydroneopterin triphosphate 2'-epimerase → MPQLQPGMARIRVKDLRLRTFIGINEDEILNKQDVLINLTILYAAQEAVRDNDIDHALNYRTITKAIIAHVEGNRFALLERLTQELLDLVMVNESVLYAEVEVDKPHALRFAESVSITLAASR, encoded by the coding sequence ATGCCACAACTTCAACCGGGAATGGCGCGCATCCGGGTCAAGGATCTGCGCCTGCGCACCTTTATCGGGATCAACGAGGACGAAATCCTCAACAAGCAGGATGTGCTGATCAACCTGACCATCCTGTACGCCGCGCAGGAAGCGGTGCGCGACAACGACATCGACCACGCGCTGAACTACCGCACCATCACCAAGGCGATCATCGCCCACGTGGAAGGCAACCGCTTCGCGCTGCTCGAACGCCTGACCCAGGAATTGCTGGATCTGGTGATGGTCAACGAATCGGTGCTGTACGCCGAGGTCGAAGTCGACAAGCCGCACGCGTTGCGTTTTGCCGAGTCGGTGTCGATCACCCTCGCCGCCAGCCGCTGA
- a CDS encoding AAA family ATPase, with protein sequence MLCRFEVSGFKGFEENFVFDLLQSNSYEFNKEAVKNGVIKSSIIYGKNGCGKTNLSFALFDIVTHLVDRTRNFNFYAKNYLNASSKEKVARFTYRFKFDEDELVYSYEKLSSSNILKESIAINGKLYVSVDRAEGGSLLIDLPGTKSLKRDLGLLKDISGSEISVVSYIASNSLLPDSGVSLVFKRFYKFVQGMLFFRSLEGNSYVGLSEASGIKICSDIAERGNVKDFEKFLNSNGIECKLEEVKDNDGKNISFKFGKALIPFSEVASTGTKTLGLFYFWMQRMKKDDYISLACIDEFDAFYHHELAVHVVEILKKVNSQVILTTHNTSIMTNDLLRADCYFVMNNKKIVSLSDSTSKEIRQAHNLEKIYKAGGFSVEGHSNE encoded by the coding sequence ATGTTATGTAGATTTGAGGTTTCGGGATTTAAAGGCTTTGAAGAGAATTTTGTATTCGATTTGCTTCAAAGTAATAGTTATGAGTTCAATAAGGAGGCAGTGAAGAATGGCGTTATAAAAAGTAGCATAATTTATGGCAAGAACGGATGTGGGAAAACCAATTTAAGTTTTGCGCTATTTGATATTGTTACTCATCTGGTGGATAGGACGAGAAATTTTAATTTCTATGCAAAAAACTACTTGAATGCCAGCAGTAAGGAGAAGGTGGCGAGATTTACTTATCGTTTTAAGTTTGATGAGGATGAGTTGGTTTATTCTTATGAGAAGTTGTCTTCTTCTAATATATTGAAAGAGTCGATAGCTATAAATGGTAAGCTGTATGTAAGTGTTGACAGGGCTGAAGGCGGAAGTTTGCTGATAGATCTTCCTGGTACAAAAAGTCTTAAAAGAGATCTAGGGCTGCTCAAGGATATTTCAGGGTCTGAAATTTCAGTGGTTTCTTACATTGCTTCAAATTCTCTGCTGCCGGATAGCGGAGTTTCGTTGGTGTTCAAACGATTCTACAAGTTTGTGCAAGGCATGCTTTTTTTTAGATCCCTTGAGGGGAATTCATATGTCGGTCTGAGTGAGGCTTCAGGCATAAAAATTTGTAGTGATATTGCCGAGCGCGGAAATGTAAAGGATTTTGAGAAGTTTTTAAATAGTAATGGGATCGAGTGCAAGCTTGAAGAAGTGAAAGATAATGATGGCAAGAATATATCTTTCAAATTTGGTAAAGCCTTGATTCCGTTCTCTGAAGTGGCTTCAACGGGGACTAAAACTCTAGGTTTGTTCTATTTCTGGATGCAGCGCATGAAAAAGGATGATTATATTTCTCTTGCCTGTATTGATGAATTCGATGCTTTTTATCACCACGAGCTTGCTGTTCATGTCGTGGAGATTCTGAAAAAAGTTAATAGCCAAGTGATTCTGACAACGCATAATACAAGCATCATGACTAATGATCTTCTTAGGGCGGATTGTTATTTTGTAATGAATAATAAAAAAATTGTGTCGCTCTCTGATTCGACATCAAAGGAAATAAGGCAGGCCCATAATCTCGAGAAAATATATAAGGCTGGTGGGTTTAGCGTCGAAGGTCATTCGAATGAGTAA
- a CDS encoding DUF3565 domain-containing protein — METALLAAISMGRDLLHKNIERPSLAKQSLESEHNPDKRDSTITGFHQDEDGHWVAELSCGHTQHLRHQPPWQSRAWVLDATQRIEKIGQPFACGWCAQGSVSANLDA, encoded by the coding sequence ATGGAGACAGCCTTATTGGCGGCGATCAGCATGGGGCGAGACCTTTTGCATAAGAATATAGAAAGGCCAAGTTTAGCGAAGCAATCGCTCGAAAGCGAACACAACCCTGACAAACGGGATTCGACGATCACAGGCTTCCATCAGGACGAGGACGGTCACTGGGTGGCCGAACTTTCCTGCGGCCATACCCAGCACCTGCGTCACCAGCCGCCGTGGCAGTCACGAGCATGGGTGCTGGACGCAACGCAACGTATTGAAAAAATAGGCCAACCCTTTGCTTGCGGTTGGTGCGCTCAAGGCTCGGTTAGCGCTAACCTTGACGCCTGA
- a CDS encoding NADH:flavin oxidoreductase produces the protein MPVQALFKPFQLGALELPTRVVMAPMTRSFSPGGIPNSKVIEYYRRRAAAGVGLIITEGTTVGHQASNGYPNVPQFFGEAALAGWKKVVDAVHAEGGKIVPQLWHVGSVRRIGTEPDASVPGYGPTEKLKDGQVVVHGMTKQDIQDVIAAFAQAAKDAQSIGMDGVEIHGAHGYLIDQFFWEGSNQRTDEYGGSLANRSRFAIELIQAVRAAVGEGFPIIFRFSQWKQQDYTARLVQTPEALGEFLKPLSDAGVDIFHCSTRRFWEPEFDGSELNLAGWTRKLTGKPTITVGSVGLDGEFLQFMVNTDKVAQPASLEKLLERLNNDEFDLVAVGRALLVDPDWAQKVREGREQDILPFSREALMTLV, from the coding sequence ATGCCTGTTCAAGCCTTGTTCAAACCGTTCCAGCTCGGTGCCCTCGAACTGCCGACCCGCGTGGTCATGGCGCCGATGACCCGTTCGTTCTCTCCGGGTGGCATACCCAATTCCAAAGTGATCGAGTATTACCGTCGTCGTGCGGCGGCCGGTGTCGGCCTGATCATCACCGAGGGCACCACCGTCGGCCACCAGGCCTCCAACGGTTACCCGAATGTGCCGCAGTTCTTCGGCGAAGCGGCACTGGCCGGCTGGAAGAAAGTTGTCGACGCGGTGCACGCCGAGGGCGGCAAGATCGTCCCGCAACTGTGGCACGTCGGTAGCGTTCGTCGCATCGGCACCGAGCCGGATGCCAGCGTGCCGGGCTACGGCCCGACGGAGAAACTCAAGGACGGTCAGGTCGTGGTGCACGGCATGACCAAGCAGGATATCCAGGACGTGATCGCAGCCTTCGCCCAGGCTGCCAAAGATGCCCAGAGCATCGGCATGGACGGCGTGGAAATCCACGGCGCCCACGGTTACCTGATCGACCAGTTCTTCTGGGAAGGCAGCAACCAGCGTACCGACGAATACGGTGGCAGCCTGGCCAACCGTTCGCGTTTCGCCATCGAACTGATCCAGGCCGTGCGCGCTGCCGTGGGTGAAGGCTTCCCGATCATCTTCCGTTTCTCGCAGTGGAAGCAGCAGGACTACACCGCACGTCTGGTGCAAACCCCGGAGGCGCTGGGCGAGTTCCTCAAGCCTCTGTCCGACGCTGGCGTGGACATTTTCCACTGCTCGACGCGTCGTTTCTGGGAACCGGAATTCGACGGTTCCGAACTGAACCTGGCCGGCTGGACACGCAAGCTGACCGGCAAACCGACCATCACCGTCGGCAGTGTCGGCCTCGATGGCGAGTTCCTGCAGTTCATGGTCAACACCGACAAGGTCGCGCAACCGGCCAGTCTGGAAAAACTGCTGGAGCGTCTGAACAATGACGAGTTCGATCTGGTGGCGGTAGGTCGCGCGCTGCTGGTGGACCCGGACTGGGCGCAGAAAGTGCGCGAAGGCCGCGAGCAAGACATTCTACCGTTCAGCCGTGAGGCGTTGATGACGCTGGTTTGA
- the trxB gene encoding thioredoxin-disulfide reductase, whose translation MSEVRHSRVIILGSGPAGYSAAVYAARANLKPLLITGMQAGGQLTTTTEVDNWPGDVHGLTGPVLMERMREHAERFETEIVFDHINAVDFASKPYSLTGDSGTYTCDALIIATGASARYLGLPSEEAFMGKGVSACATCDGFFYRNKPVAVVGGGNTAVEEALYLANIASKVTLIHRRETFRAEKILIDKLNARVAEGKIELKLNATLDEVLGDNMGVTGARLKNNDGSFDEIKVDGVFIAIGHTPNTSLFEGQLELKDGYLVVQGGREGNATATSVEGIFAAGDVADHVYRQAITSAGAGCMAALDTERYLDDLQNASF comes from the coding sequence ATGTCTGAAGTCCGTCATTCGCGAGTGATCATCCTCGGTTCCGGCCCTGCCGGTTACAGCGCTGCTGTCTACGCTGCCCGTGCCAACCTCAAGCCGCTGCTGATCACCGGCATGCAGGCCGGCGGTCAACTGACCACCACCACCGAAGTCGACAACTGGCCGGGCGACGTCCACGGTCTGACCGGCCCGGTGCTGATGGAGCGCATGCGTGAGCACGCCGAGCGTTTTGAAACCGAGATCGTGTTCGATCACATCAACGCGGTGGACTTCGCTTCCAAACCGTACAGCCTGACTGGCGACAGCGGCACCTACACCTGCGATGCCCTGATCATCGCCACCGGCGCCAGCGCTCGTTACCTTGGCCTGCCGTCGGAAGAAGCGTTCATGGGCAAAGGCGTTTCGGCCTGCGCGACCTGCGACGGTTTCTTCTATCGCAACAAACCGGTTGCCGTGGTCGGTGGCGGCAACACCGCTGTCGAAGAAGCCCTGTACCTGGCCAACATCGCCAGCAAGGTCACCCTGATCCACCGTCGCGAAACCTTCCGCGCCGAGAAGATCCTGATCGACAAGCTCAACGCCCGTGTGGCCGAAGGCAAGATCGAACTGAAACTGAACGCGACCCTGGACGAAGTGCTGGGCGACAACATGGGCGTGACCGGTGCACGTCTGAAGAACAACGACGGCAGCTTCGACGAAATCAAGGTCGACGGCGTGTTCATCGCCATCGGCCACACCCCGAACACCTCGCTGTTCGAAGGTCAGCTGGAATTGAAAGACGGCTACCTGGTCGTTCAGGGCGGCCGTGAAGGCAACGCCACTGCGACCAGCGTCGAAGGCATCTTTGCTGCCGGCGACGTGGCCGACCACGTTTACCGTCAGGCCATCACCTCGGCCGGCGCCGGCTGCATGGCGGCACTGGACACCGAGCGTTACCTGGACGATCTGCAGAACGCTTCGTTCTAA
- a CDS encoding glutathione peroxidase translates to MSAFHDLKLTALDGQELPLAPFKGQVVLVVNVASKCGLTPQYAALENLYQQYKGKGFSVLGLPCNQFAGQEPGSEQEIQEFCSLNYGVSFPLSKKLEVNGHDRHQLYRLLAGEGAEFPGDITWNFEKFLLGKDGRVLARFSPRTAPDDPSVITAIEKALS, encoded by the coding sequence ATGAGTGCTTTTCACGACCTTAAGTTGACAGCCCTGGATGGTCAGGAGCTACCGCTGGCACCCTTCAAGGGCCAAGTCGTGCTGGTGGTCAACGTCGCCTCCAAATGCGGCTTGACCCCACAGTACGCGGCGCTGGAAAACCTCTATCAGCAATACAAAGGCAAAGGCTTCAGTGTGCTGGGCCTGCCGTGCAACCAGTTTGCCGGTCAGGAACCGGGCAGCGAGCAGGAGATTCAGGAATTCTGCAGCCTCAACTATGGCGTGAGTTTTCCGTTGTCGAAAAAGCTCGAAGTCAACGGTCACGATCGCCATCAGCTGTACCGCCTGCTGGCGGGCGAGGGTGCCGAATTTCCCGGTGACATCACCTGGAATTTCGAGAAATTCCTGCTCGGCAAGGACGGTCGTGTACTGGCCCGCTTCTCGCCGCGCACGGCGCCGGATGATCCTTCGGTGATTACGGCGATTGAAAAAGCCCTGAGCTGA